From one Tsukamurella tyrosinosolvens genomic stretch:
- a CDS encoding acyl-CoA carboxylase subunit beta, with translation MTVLRSTPAPDAAAYRKTMLDKLADLTTEFDKALAGGGEKYVERHRKRGKLTARERIDSVLDPASPFLELMPLAAWGSDFQVGASLVGGIGVVEGVEVVVVANDPTVKGGTSNPWTLRKSLRLNDIARENRLPVLSLVESGGADLPTQKEVFVPGGAMFRNLTQLSKAGIPTISVVYGNSTAGGAYIPGMSDHVVMIKERSKVFLAGPPLVKAATGEISDDETLGGAEMHSRTSGLGDYLANDELDAARIARSIVKRLNWRKQGTTPSSLVKPPRYDAEGLLDIVPDDLKIPFDPREIIAHIVDDSDYDEFKPLYGGSLTTGWANLHGYPIGILANARGVLFSEEAQKATQFIQLANRYDTPLLFIHNTTGYMVGAEYERGGMIKHGSMMINAVSNSEVPHLSLIAGASYGAGHYGMAGRAFNPRFLFSWPSARSAVMGAKQLADVVTEVAAASAASRGQAMDPAFVDGMRTAIETQIDKESLPAFMSGMLYDDGIIDPRDTRTALGMALSAIHNGPVHGTDAFGVFRM, from the coding sequence ATGACGGTGCTCCGCAGCACCCCGGCCCCCGACGCGGCCGCGTACCGCAAGACGATGCTCGACAAGCTGGCCGATCTCACGACCGAGTTCGACAAGGCCCTGGCCGGCGGCGGCGAGAAGTACGTGGAGCGGCACCGTAAGCGCGGGAAGCTCACGGCCCGCGAGCGCATCGACAGCGTGCTCGATCCGGCGTCCCCGTTCCTCGAGCTGATGCCGCTCGCCGCGTGGGGCAGCGACTTCCAGGTCGGCGCCTCCCTGGTCGGCGGCATCGGCGTGGTCGAGGGCGTCGAGGTGGTGGTCGTCGCCAACGACCCGACCGTGAAGGGCGGCACCTCCAACCCGTGGACGCTGCGCAAGTCGCTGCGCCTCAACGACATCGCGCGGGAGAACCGCCTGCCGGTGCTCTCGCTGGTCGAGTCCGGCGGCGCCGACCTCCCTACGCAGAAGGAGGTGTTCGTCCCCGGCGGCGCGATGTTCCGCAACCTCACGCAGCTGTCGAAGGCGGGCATCCCCACGATCTCCGTCGTGTACGGCAACTCCACCGCGGGCGGCGCGTACATCCCCGGCATGAGCGATCACGTCGTGATGATCAAGGAGCGCTCCAAGGTCTTCCTCGCCGGCCCGCCCCTGGTGAAGGCCGCGACGGGCGAGATCTCCGACGACGAGACGCTCGGCGGCGCCGAGATGCACTCGCGCACCTCCGGCCTCGGCGACTACCTGGCCAACGACGAGCTCGACGCGGCGCGGATCGCCCGCTCGATCGTCAAGCGGCTCAATTGGCGCAAGCAGGGCACGACACCGTCGAGCCTGGTCAAGCCCCCGCGCTACGACGCCGAGGGCCTGCTCGACATCGTCCCCGACGACCTGAAGATCCCCTTCGACCCACGGGAGATCATCGCGCACATCGTCGACGACTCCGACTACGACGAGTTCAAGCCGCTCTACGGCGGCTCACTCACCACCGGGTGGGCGAACCTGCACGGCTACCCGATCGGCATCCTCGCCAACGCCCGCGGCGTCCTCTTTTCCGAGGAGGCGCAGAAGGCGACGCAGTTCATCCAACTGGCGAACCGCTACGACACGCCGCTCCTGTTCATCCACAACACCACCGGCTACATGGTGGGCGCGGAGTACGAGCGCGGCGGCATGATCAAGCACGGCTCGATGATGATCAACGCCGTCTCCAACTCGGAGGTCCCGCACCTCTCGCTCATCGCGGGCGCCTCCTACGGCGCCGGCCACTACGGCATGGCGGGCCGCGCCTTCAACCCGCGGTTCCTGTTCTCCTGGCCCAGCGCGCGGTCGGCGGTCATGGGCGCCAAGCAGCTCGCCGACGTGGTCACCGAGGTGGCCGCGGCCTCCGCCGCCTCCCGCGGCCAGGCCATGGACCCCGCCTTCGTCGACGGCATGCGCACCGCCATCGAGACCCAGATCGACAAGGAGTCGCTGCCGGCCTTCATGTCCGGGATGCTCTACGACGACGGCATCATCGACCCCCGCGACACCCGCACGGCGCTCGGCATGGCGCTCTCCGCCATCCACAACGGCCCCGTCCACGGCACCGACGCCTTCGGCGTCTTCCGGATGTGA
- a CDS encoding acyclic terpene utilization AtuA family protein: MTRTVSIANVSGFYGDRAAAIGEMLAGPRVDYITGDYLAELTMLILGRDRLKDADLGYAKTFLRHLTPHLGLLAERGTKVVVNAGGLNPGGLAAAVEKAIENADESARHLTVGWVDGDDLLARSAELGVPNAVTANAYLGAFGIADCLAAGADIVITGRVTDASVILGPAIAEFGWQRTDFDALAGAVAAGHIIECGTQATGGNYAFFDRHPIEQLLHPGFPIAEIAADGSFAITKQPGTGGVVEVGTVTAQLLYEVTGQRYANPDVTLRLDSMTLAQDGPDRVTVSGIRGEAPSTTTKVATTTLGGFRNEIAFLLTGIDVERKAALLEAQLRDALERSGGAPSDLQFRLARTDHPDAPTEAAASATLTAVAWDADPNRVGRAFSSAAVELALATYPGASPMAPPSSGGPYGVYQAVYVPNGDVPHRAHRPDGTVVEIAPPEVVQELAADPSQPGGDAALPAGPTVRVPLGTVFGARSGDKGGSANVGVWAESDAAYEWLRSNLTEQALRELLPEAADLPVRRYELPNLKALNFVVEDLLGKGVAHGYRFDPQAKGVGEWLRGRYIDLPAGLLPAGHTTKEIA, translated from the coding sequence ATGACCCGCACCGTCAGCATCGCCAATGTCTCCGGCTTCTACGGCGACCGCGCCGCGGCGATCGGCGAGATGCTCGCCGGCCCGCGCGTCGACTACATCACCGGCGACTACCTCGCCGAGCTCACGATGCTCATCCTCGGCCGCGACCGACTCAAGGACGCGGACCTGGGCTACGCCAAGACCTTCCTGCGCCACCTCACCCCGCACCTCGGCCTGCTCGCCGAGCGCGGCACCAAGGTCGTCGTCAATGCCGGCGGCCTCAACCCGGGCGGGCTCGCCGCCGCGGTCGAGAAGGCCATCGAGAACGCAGACGAGTCCGCCCGTCATCTCACGGTCGGCTGGGTCGACGGTGACGACCTCCTCGCCCGGTCCGCCGAGCTCGGCGTTCCCAACGCGGTGACCGCCAACGCCTACCTCGGTGCCTTCGGCATCGCCGACTGCCTCGCCGCGGGCGCCGACATCGTCATCACGGGCCGGGTCACCGACGCCTCCGTGATCCTGGGGCCCGCCATCGCCGAGTTCGGCTGGCAGCGCACCGACTTCGACGCCCTCGCCGGCGCCGTCGCCGCGGGCCACATCATCGAGTGCGGCACGCAGGCCACGGGCGGCAACTACGCCTTCTTCGACCGTCACCCCATCGAGCAGCTGCTGCACCCCGGCTTCCCCATCGCCGAGATCGCCGCCGACGGCTCCTTCGCCATCACCAAGCAGCCCGGCACGGGCGGCGTCGTGGAGGTGGGCACCGTCACCGCGCAGCTGCTCTACGAGGTCACCGGGCAGCGGTACGCGAACCCCGACGTCACCCTGCGGCTCGATTCCATGACCCTCGCGCAGGACGGCCCGGACCGGGTCACCGTGAGCGGAATCCGCGGCGAGGCACCGTCGACCACGACCAAGGTCGCGACCACCACGCTGGGCGGCTTCCGCAACGAGATCGCCTTCCTGCTCACGGGCATCGACGTCGAGCGCAAGGCCGCGCTGCTCGAGGCGCAGCTCCGCGACGCACTGGAGCGCAGCGGCGGCGCACCGTCGGACCTGCAGTTCCGCCTCGCCCGCACCGACCACCCCGATGCCCCCACCGAGGCGGCCGCGTCGGCGACCCTGACCGCCGTGGCGTGGGACGCCGACCCGAACCGCGTCGGCCGCGCCTTCAGCTCCGCCGCCGTGGAACTCGCGCTCGCCACCTACCCCGGCGCCTCCCCCATGGCCCCGCCGTCGAGCGGCGGGCCGTACGGCGTGTACCAGGCGGTGTACGTGCCCAACGGCGACGTCCCGCACCGGGCCCACCGGCCCGACGGCACCGTCGTCGAGATCGCCCCGCCCGAGGTCGTCCAAGAGCTCGCCGCCGACCCCTCCCAGCCCGGCGGCGACGCCGCGCTCCCGGCGGGCCCGACGGTCCGCGTCCCGCTCGGCACCGTCTTCGGCGCGCGCAGCGGCGACAAGGGCGGTAGCGCCAACGTCGGCGTCTGGGCGGAGTCCGACGCGGCGTACGAATGGCTGCGCAGTAATCTGACCGAACAGGCTCTGCGCGAACTCCTTCCGGAGGCTGCGGACCTTCCGGTCCGCCGCTACGAGCTGCCCAACCTCAAGGCCCTCAACTTCGTCGTCGAGGACCTGCTGGGCAAGGGCGTCGCGCACGGCTACCGGTTCGACCCGCAGGCCAAGGGTGTCGGCGAGTGGCTCCGCGGCCGCTACATCGACCTGCCCGCGGGCCTGCTGCCCGCCGGCCACACCACGAAGGAGATCGCATGA
- a CDS encoding acyl-CoA dehydrogenase family protein gives MTSLWESEERLALRKTVTAFTEREILPNLDDWEAGGLLPRELHTKAGDLGLLGVSFPESVGGGGGDPRDALIVCEAMHEAGGSGGLFASLFTCGISVPHIILAGTDEQKQRWVAPVLAGEKISSLAITEPNGGSDVGHLRTTARKDGDHYIVNGAKTFITSGIRADWVVTAVRTGGEGASGISLLVIPKGLDGFEVSAPLKKMGWHASDTAELSFTDVRVPAENLIGPEGSGFLLIGAAFVTERLALAVQAYSHAQRCLDLTLGWVRERETFGQPLIKRQAVQNTVTEMRRRIEVARVYSRHVADLYAEALESGGPAAAAELVPQACFAKNTAVECGEWVANEAVQLFGGHGYMSEYEVSRHYRDVRILGIGGGTTQILTTLAANRLGYT, from the coding sequence ATGACCAGCCTGTGGGAGTCCGAGGAGCGACTCGCGCTGCGCAAGACGGTGACCGCGTTCACCGAGCGCGAGATCCTGCCGAACCTCGACGACTGGGAGGCCGGCGGCCTCCTGCCCCGCGAGCTGCACACGAAGGCCGGCGATCTGGGCCTGCTCGGCGTCTCGTTCCCCGAGTCGGTCGGCGGCGGCGGCGGGGACCCCCGCGACGCGCTCATCGTGTGCGAGGCGATGCACGAGGCAGGCGGCTCCGGCGGCCTGTTCGCGTCGCTGTTCACCTGCGGGATCTCGGTGCCGCACATCATCCTCGCGGGCACCGACGAGCAGAAGCAGAGGTGGGTCGCGCCCGTCCTCGCCGGCGAGAAGATCAGCTCGCTCGCCATCACCGAGCCGAACGGCGGCTCCGACGTGGGTCACCTCAGGACCACGGCGCGCAAGGACGGCGACCACTACATCGTCAACGGCGCCAAGACCTTCATCACCTCCGGCATCCGCGCCGACTGGGTGGTCACCGCCGTCCGCACCGGCGGCGAGGGCGCGAGCGGCATCAGCCTGCTGGTGATCCCCAAGGGCCTCGACGGTTTCGAGGTGAGCGCGCCGCTGAAGAAGATGGGCTGGCACGCCTCCGACACCGCGGAGCTCTCCTTCACCGACGTCCGCGTCCCCGCCGAGAACCTCATCGGCCCCGAGGGCAGCGGCTTCCTGCTCATCGGCGCCGCCTTCGTCACCGAGCGGCTCGCCCTCGCGGTGCAGGCCTACTCCCACGCGCAGCGCTGTCTCGACCTCACCCTCGGCTGGGTCCGCGAGCGCGAGACCTTCGGGCAGCCGCTGATCAAACGACAGGCCGTGCAGAACACGGTCACCGAGATGCGACGGAGGATCGAGGTGGCCCGCGTCTACAGCCGGCACGTCGCCGACCTGTACGCCGAGGCACTCGAATCCGGCGGCCCCGCCGCGGCCGCCGAGCTCGTGCCCCAGGCGTGCTTCGCGAAGAACACCGCCGTCGAGTGCGGCGAGTGGGTCGCGAACGAGGCCGTGCAACTGTTCGGCGGCCACGGTTACATGTCCGAGTACGAGGTCTCGCGGCACTACCGCGACGTCCGCATCCTCGGCATCGGCGGCGGCACCACCCAGATCCTCACCACGCTCGCGGCCAACCGCCTCGGCTACACGTGA
- a CDS encoding glutamate-5-semialdehyde dehydrogenase, which yields MSTPTAQDAELQTATAAVEEAARAARAASKQLITLTTEQKNAALHAAADALLANKDRILAANAEDVERARAAGTEESLIDRLALNEARVDGIASGLRQVAGLPDPVGTVLRGSTLPNGLELRQVAVPLGVVGIVYEARPNVTVDAFGLTLKSGNAVLLRGSSSAASSNAALVAVLRESLEASGITPDAVALLSADSRASVTALIRARGLVDVVIPRGGAGLIAAVVRDATVPTIETGTGNCHIYVHPAADLDMAEQIVLNAKTRRPSVCNTVETVLVDRALADTFLPRLLGTFQAEGVIVHGDETGMVPATETDWADEYLSLDVAVKIVDGLDQAIEHIDHYGTGHTEAIVTGDLAAARAFTTRVDAAAVMVNASTTFTDGEQFGFGAEIGISTQKLHARGPMGLPELTSTKWIAWGDGHVRPR from the coding sequence ATGAGCACGCCCACCGCCCAGGACGCCGAACTGCAGACCGCGACCGCCGCGGTCGAGGAAGCGGCCCGCGCCGCCCGCGCCGCCTCGAAGCAGCTGATCACGCTGACCACCGAGCAGAAGAACGCCGCGCTGCACGCCGCCGCCGACGCGCTGCTGGCGAACAAGGACCGCATCCTCGCCGCGAACGCCGAGGACGTGGAGCGGGCCCGCGCCGCCGGCACCGAGGAGTCGCTCATCGACCGGCTCGCGCTCAACGAAGCCCGGGTCGACGGCATCGCCTCCGGCCTGCGACAGGTCGCCGGGCTGCCGGACCCCGTCGGGACCGTGCTGCGCGGCTCGACCCTGCCCAACGGCCTCGAGCTGCGCCAGGTCGCCGTGCCGCTCGGCGTGGTCGGCATCGTCTACGAGGCGCGCCCGAACGTCACCGTCGACGCCTTCGGGCTCACGCTCAAGTCGGGCAACGCGGTGCTGCTGCGCGGCTCCAGCTCGGCCGCCTCGTCGAACGCCGCCCTGGTCGCCGTGCTGCGCGAGTCCCTCGAGGCGAGCGGCATCACGCCCGACGCGGTCGCGCTCCTCTCCGCCGACTCCCGCGCCAGCGTCACCGCGCTGATCCGCGCCCGGGGCCTCGTCGACGTGGTCATCCCGCGCGGAGGTGCCGGGCTCATCGCGGCCGTCGTGCGCGACGCGACCGTGCCCACCATCGAGACCGGCACGGGCAACTGCCACATCTACGTCCACCCCGCGGCCGACCTCGACATGGCCGAGCAGATCGTGCTCAACGCCAAGACCCGCCGGCCCAGCGTGTGCAACACCGTCGAGACCGTGCTCGTGGACCGCGCACTCGCCGATACCTTCCTGCCCCGCCTGCTCGGCACCTTCCAGGCCGAGGGCGTGATCGTGCACGGCGACGAGACCGGCATGGTGCCGGCCACCGAGACGGACTGGGCCGACGAGTACCTCAGCCTCGACGTCGCGGTGAAGATCGTCGACGGGCTGGATCAGGCGATCGAACACATCGACCACTACGGCACCGGGCACACCGAGGCCATCGTCACCGGCGACCTCGCCGCCGCCCGCGCCTTCACCACCCGCGTCGACGCGGCCGCGGTGATGGTCAACGCCTCCACCACCTTCACCGACGGGGAACAATTCGGCTTCGGTGCGGAGATCGGTATCTCGACGCAGAAACTGCACGCCCGCGGCCCGATGGGCCTGCCCGAGCTGACGTCCACCAAGTGGATCGCGTGGGGCGACGGGCACGTCCGGCCCCGGTAA
- a CDS encoding vWA domain-containing protein: MTTVRDPGAGTPLDTHLHAFVRTLRERGMAIGPGEAITAAEVLTVLDLTDRGQLREGLAAVLLREQMHRKTFDVIFDLYFPVRGGFGAAGTGPDGASGSGGEGCSGAPGEAPDQVDPLKMPAADTPPDPDAVREALRQEAVAALVAGGDHDGIASQIVEQLGEYNSATGTAFSSYQALKALNPQTLIAAIANGLLAAAGEEGAAPGSFEYESARRVARSRVAGLTERVTELTSVAMAARRGPEAVAQYAAPQLPENVAFFAATRTELHRMEQTVRPLARQLSTRLLVRRRRARRGPIDLRRTLRKSMSTGGVPIDLAHRRPRPTKPELVLLCDLSGSVAGFSNFTLLLTHALSAEFSKIRVFGFVDSVDEITDYIDPSRTLTVDTVVDMFDRVIRETNVARFGGSDYGNVLRTFVRDFPDAVTHRGTLLILGDARSNHTDPALAELDELVDKARHAFWLNPERRASWGTGDSVADKYGRLIDMYECRTAGQLAEVIGRLLPV; the protein is encoded by the coding sequence ATGACCACCGTGCGGGATCCGGGCGCCGGCACGCCTCTGGATACGCACCTGCACGCCTTCGTGCGGACGCTCCGCGAGCGCGGCATGGCCATCGGCCCGGGCGAGGCGATCACCGCCGCCGAGGTGCTGACAGTGCTCGACCTCACCGACCGCGGCCAGCTCCGCGAGGGCCTCGCCGCGGTGCTGCTGCGCGAGCAGATGCACCGCAAGACCTTCGACGTCATCTTCGACCTGTACTTCCCGGTCCGCGGCGGCTTCGGTGCCGCGGGGACAGGGCCCGACGGTGCCTCCGGTTCCGGCGGGGAGGGCTGCTCCGGTGCGCCCGGGGAGGCGCCCGACCAGGTCGACCCGTTGAAGATGCCGGCCGCCGACACCCCGCCCGATCCGGACGCGGTCCGCGAGGCGCTGCGGCAGGAGGCCGTCGCCGCGCTCGTGGCAGGCGGCGACCACGACGGGATCGCCAGCCAGATCGTCGAGCAGCTGGGCGAGTACAACTCCGCCACGGGCACCGCCTTCTCGTCGTACCAGGCGCTCAAGGCGCTCAACCCGCAGACGCTCATCGCCGCCATCGCCAACGGCTTGCTCGCGGCAGCGGGCGAGGAGGGCGCCGCGCCCGGCAGCTTCGAGTACGAGTCCGCCCGGCGGGTCGCGCGCTCGCGCGTCGCCGGGCTCACTGAGCGGGTCACCGAGCTCACCTCCGTCGCCATGGCGGCCCGACGGGGGCCCGAGGCCGTCGCGCAGTACGCCGCGCCGCAGCTGCCGGAGAACGTCGCCTTCTTCGCCGCCACCCGCACCGAGCTGCACCGCATGGAGCAGACCGTCCGGCCGCTGGCCCGGCAGCTCTCCACGCGCCTGCTGGTGCGGCGCCGCCGCGCCCGCCGCGGCCCCATCGACCTGCGCCGCACGCTGCGCAAGTCGATGTCGACGGGCGGCGTGCCGATCGATCTGGCGCACCGTCGACCCCGGCCGACCAAGCCCGAGCTCGTGCTGCTGTGCGACCTCTCCGGCTCCGTCGCGGGCTTCTCCAACTTCACGCTGCTGCTCACGCACGCGCTCAGCGCGGAGTTCTCCAAGATCCGGGTGTTCGGCTTCGTCGACTCGGTGGACGAGATCACCGACTACATCGACCCGTCGCGGACGCTCACCGTCGACACCGTCGTGGACATGTTCGACCGGGTGATCCGGGAGACCAACGTCGCGCGGTTCGGCGGCTCCGACTACGGGAACGTGCTGCGCACGTTCGTCCGCGACTTCCCCGACGCGGTCACGCACCGCGGCACGCTGCTCATCCTCGGCGACGCCCGGTCCAACCACACCGATCCCGCGCTCGCGGAGCTCGACGAGCTCGTCGACAAGGCGCGGCACGCGTTCTGGCTCAACCCCGAGCGCAGGGCGTCGTGGGGGACGGGCGATTCGGTCGCGGACAAGTACGGGCGGCTCATCGACATGTACGAGTGCCGCACCGCGGGGCAGCTGGCCGAGGTCATCGGGCGCCTGCTGCCGGTCTGA
- a CDS encoding TIGR03084 family metal-binding protein, which produces MPTSAPVFDALESTSAAVAAIADSLPDWSISTPAEGWTVAHQVAHLAWTDEVSLVSATDPDGFAAILTDAMQDPMGFVDAGAAELAADPDLRARWDRARAALAVALREADPGTPLPWFGPPMRPATMANARLMETWAHGLDIADAAGIELDAPEALPHVAKIAYKTRDFAYTVNGETPPAEPFDVFLVAADGAEITFGPGEAAQRVTGSLEDFCRLATQRVNLVDTDLVATGEDAAHWLTIAQCFAGAPGTGRAPQEERP; this is translated from the coding sequence GTGCCCACTTCAGCCCCCGTGTTCGACGCGCTCGAGTCCACCTCGGCCGCCGTCGCCGCCATCGCGGATTCGCTCCCCGACTGGTCGATCTCCACGCCCGCCGAGGGCTGGACCGTCGCCCACCAGGTCGCCCATCTGGCCTGGACCGACGAGGTCTCCCTCGTCTCCGCCACCGACCCCGACGGCTTCGCCGCGATCCTGACGGACGCGATGCAGGACCCGATGGGCTTCGTCGACGCGGGCGCCGCCGAGCTGGCCGCGGACCCGGACCTGCGCGCCCGCTGGGACCGCGCCCGCGCCGCCCTCGCCGTCGCGCTCCGCGAGGCCGATCCCGGCACACCGCTCCCCTGGTTCGGCCCGCCCATGCGGCCCGCCACCATGGCCAACGCGCGCCTCATGGAGACCTGGGCGCACGGTCTCGACATCGCCGACGCTGCCGGCATCGAGCTAGACGCCCCCGAGGCGCTGCCCCACGTCGCGAAGATCGCCTACAAGACCCGCGACTTCGCGTACACCGTCAACGGCGAGACCCCGCCCGCCGAGCCCTTCGACGTGTTCCTCGTCGCCGCCGACGGCGCCGAGATCACCTTCGGCCCCGGCGAGGCCGCGCAGCGGGTGACCGGCTCGCTCGAGGACTTCTGCCGCCTCGCGACCCAGCGCGTCAACCTCGTCGACACCGATCTCGTCGCCACGGGCGAGGACGCCGCCCACTGGCTCACCATCGCGCAGTGCTTCGCCGGGGCCCCCGGCACGGGCCGCGCCCCGCAGGAGGAACGTCCATGA
- a CDS encoding AAA family ATPase, whose product MTTPAPTALFTSVDDVAAALRETGYIPSIATATAVFLADKLGKPLLVEGPAGVGKTELARACSQARAARFVRLQCYEGIDEARALYEWNHAKQILRIQSSGNDGDWDDTKQDVFSEEFLLPRPLLQAVRDGGPSVLLIDEADKADLEFEGLLLEVLSDYAVTVPELGTIVAERKPLVFLTSNATRELSEALKRRCLYLHIDFPDAELELSIIRSRVPDLPTEVAQQLLRVISTLRGLDLKKKPSVSETLDWCRTLLALGITGSASGSIDKGALRSTLGVVLKHQVDIETAAAALGLS is encoded by the coding sequence ATCACGACCCCCGCGCCCACGGCCCTGTTCACCAGCGTCGACGACGTCGCCGCGGCGCTGCGCGAGACCGGCTACATCCCGTCGATCGCCACCGCCACGGCCGTGTTCCTCGCCGACAAGCTGGGCAAGCCGCTCCTCGTGGAGGGCCCGGCCGGCGTCGGCAAGACCGAGCTGGCCCGCGCCTGCTCCCAGGCCCGCGCCGCCCGCTTCGTCCGCCTGCAGTGCTACGAGGGCATCGACGAGGCGCGCGCCCTGTACGAGTGGAACCACGCCAAGCAGATCCTGCGCATCCAGTCCTCGGGCAACGACGGCGACTGGGACGACACCAAGCAGGACGTCTTCTCCGAGGAGTTCCTCCTCCCGCGGCCCCTCCTGCAGGCCGTGCGGGACGGCGGACCGTCGGTCCTGCTCATCGACGAGGCCGACAAGGCCGACCTCGAGTTCGAGGGCCTGCTGCTGGAGGTCCTCTCGGACTACGCGGTGACGGTGCCCGAGCTCGGGACGATCGTCGCCGAGCGCAAGCCGCTGGTCTTCCTCACCTCGAACGCCACCCGCGAGCTGTCGGAGGCGCTCAAGCGCCGCTGCCTCTACCTGCACATCGACTTCCCGGACGCCGAGCTGGAGCTGTCGATCATCCGCAGCCGCGTCCCCGACCTGCCGACCGAGGTCGCGCAGCAGCTGTTGCGCGTCATCTCGACGCTGCGCGGCCTGGACCTGAAGAAGAAGCCCTCCGTCTCGGAGACGCTCGACTGGTGCCGCACCCTCCTCGCGCTCGGCATCACCGGCAGCGCCAGCGGCTCCATCGACAAGGGCGCGCTCCGCTCGACGCTCGGCGTGGTGCTCAAGCACCAGGTCGACATCGAGACCGCCGCCGCGGCGCTGGGCCTGTCATGA
- a CDS encoding SRPBCC family protein: MAINESLEFDIDAPVTLVLDTLADVEALPDWSSAHSNVKVVERDANGRPSVVDASVGLMMFSDNLTFDYVFTDVSCKWDTRNEGTAVRSQGGIYELSPKGDDQTHVKVTMYLDPKVKAPGFVVKKGIKLAMDIIKNGLTKEVMKRKAAA, from the coding sequence ATGGCAATCAACGAGTCCCTCGAATTCGACATCGACGCCCCGGTCACGCTGGTCCTCGACACGCTCGCCGACGTCGAGGCCCTGCCGGACTGGTCGTCGGCGCACAGCAACGTCAAGGTCGTCGAGCGCGACGCGAACGGCCGCCCCAGCGTGGTCGACGCCTCGGTCGGCCTCATGATGTTCAGCGACAACCTGACCTTCGACTACGTCTTCACCGACGTCAGCTGCAAGTGGGACACCCGCAACGAGGGCACCGCCGTGCGCAGCCAGGGCGGCATCTACGAGCTCTCGCCCAAGGGCGACGACCAGACCCACGTCAAGGTCACGATGTACCTCGACCCCAAGGTCAAGGCGCCCGGCTTCGTCGTGAAGAAGGGCATCAAGCTCGCCATGGACATCATCAAGAACGGCCTCACCAAAGAGGTCATGAAGCGCAAGGCCGCGGCCTGA
- a CDS encoding SRPBCC family protein: MAITEKVEFEIDAPAALAYATLLDVESLPAWSSSHKRVTVAERDAAGDPRVVEVEAGIVGISDTMRFRYEFTPETRVAWQSEGEGMAVRSQGGYYQLTPIGDDKVHVLCEMNIDLKITLPGFVVRKGVKMSAEIASKGFSKEVLKRKAAR; this comes from the coding sequence ATGGCAATCACCGAGAAGGTCGAGTTCGAGATCGACGCCCCCGCCGCGCTCGCGTACGCGACGCTGCTGGACGTCGAATCCCTCCCCGCGTGGTCGTCCTCGCACAAGCGGGTGACCGTCGCCGAGCGCGATGCGGCGGGCGATCCGCGCGTCGTCGAGGTCGAGGCCGGCATCGTCGGCATCAGCGACACCATGCGCTTCCGGTACGAGTTCACGCCCGAGACCAGGGTCGCGTGGCAGTCCGAGGGCGAGGGCATGGCGGTGCGGTCCCAGGGCGGGTACTACCAGCTCACGCCCATCGGGGACGACAAGGTGCACGTGTTGTGCGAGATGAACATCGACCTCAAGATCACGCTGCCCGGCTTCGTCGTGCGCAAGGGTGTGAAGATGAGTGCAGAGATCGCGTCGAAGGGCTTCTCGAAGGAGGTCCTCAAACGGAAGGCTGCACGCTGA
- a CDS encoding HNH endonuclease family protein: MSRRSWLALVLVTATAVFVAIGAYRDRSGAEPTTGAAAPSATMPDGAPLAGVRIVAARERAPQPYRRAAFGKAWTDDQSAPLGHNGCDTRNDVLDRDLKDKTYVRTSACPRAVATGVLADPYGGATIRFERGAKTSAKVQIDHVVALAYAWDMGAWSWDDAKRAAFANDPRNLVAVDGPANENKRDSPPGRWMPSNERFHCQYVRQFAFVAREYGLSVDRSSAAVVDEAATTCS; this comes from the coding sequence CTGTCCCGGCGGTCGTGGCTGGCGCTCGTCCTCGTCACGGCCACGGCCGTCTTCGTCGCGATCGGGGCGTACCGGGACCGGTCCGGGGCCGAGCCCACCACCGGCGCGGCGGCACCCTCGGCCACGATGCCCGACGGTGCGCCCCTCGCCGGGGTCCGGATCGTCGCCGCCCGCGAACGGGCGCCGCAGCCCTACCGGCGCGCGGCCTTCGGGAAGGCGTGGACCGACGACCAATCGGCGCCGCTCGGCCACAACGGCTGCGACACCCGCAACGACGTGCTGGACCGCGACCTGAAGGACAAGACCTACGTGCGCACCTCTGCGTGCCCCCGCGCGGTGGCGACGGGCGTCCTGGCCGACCCGTACGGCGGCGCGACGATCCGCTTCGAGCGGGGCGCGAAGACCTCCGCCAAGGTGCAGATCGACCACGTCGTCGCGCTGGCCTACGCCTGGGACATGGGCGCCTGGTCGTGGGACGACGCGAAGCGCGCGGCGTTCGCCAACGATCCGCGGAATCTCGTCGCGGTGGACGGGCCGGCGAACGAGAACAAGCGCGACTCGCCGCCGGGCCGCTGGATGCCGTCGAACGAGCGCTTCCACTGCCAGTACGTCCGGCAGTTCGCCTTCGTCGCCCGCGAGTACGGCCTGTCCGTGGACCGCTCCTCCGCCGCCGTCGTCGACGAGGCCGCGACGACCTGCTCCTGA